The following proteins come from a genomic window of Heptranchias perlo isolate sHepPer1 chromosome 14, sHepPer1.hap1, whole genome shotgun sequence:
- the sncb gene encoding beta-synuclein isoform X1, with amino-acid sequence MDVFMKGLSKAKEGVAAAAEKTKQGVAGAAEKTKEGVLYVGSKTKEGVSSVVSVAEKTKEQASLVGGAVITGVSAVAQKTVDGAGNIAAATGLVKKEDFPSEVKPEEVGEEAVEQTIGESTVEPEGEPEAYEEAPQKRNEFKPVPASSDQ; translated from the exons ATGGATGTTTTCATGAAAGGATTGTCCAAAGCGAAGGAAGGAGTGGCTGCTGCCGCTGAGAAAACCAAGCAGGGTGTAGCAGGCGCGGCAGAGAAGACTAAAGAGGGAGTGCTATACGTTG GGTCTAAAACCAAAGAAGGTGTTTCAAGTGTCGTTTCAG TGGCTGAGAAGACAAAGGAGCAGGCCTCTTTGGTAGGCGGTGCTGTTATCACTGGggtctcagctgtggctcaaAAGACAGTGGATGGAGCTGGGAATATTGCAGCAGCCACTGGTCTGGTGAAAAAGGAAGATTTCCCATCTGAAGTAAAG CCTGAAGAGGTTGGGGAAGAAGCTGTTGAACAAACCATTGGGGAAAGTACAGTGGAACCAGAAGGTGAACCTGAAGCTTATGAAGAGGCTCCACAG
- the sncb gene encoding beta-synuclein isoform X2, with product MDVFMKGLSKAKEGVAAAAEKTKQGVAGAAEKTKEGVLYVGSKTKEGVSSVVSVAEKTKEQASLVGGAVITGVSAVAQKTVDGAGNIAAATGLVKKEDFPSEVKPEEVGEEAVEQTIGESTVEPEGEPEAYEEAPQGEYQEYEPEA from the exons ATGGATGTTTTCATGAAAGGATTGTCCAAAGCGAAGGAAGGAGTGGCTGCTGCCGCTGAGAAAACCAAGCAGGGTGTAGCAGGCGCGGCAGAGAAGACTAAAGAGGGAGTGCTATACGTTG GGTCTAAAACCAAAGAAGGTGTTTCAAGTGTCGTTTCAG TGGCTGAGAAGACAAAGGAGCAGGCCTCTTTGGTAGGCGGTGCTGTTATCACTGGggtctcagctgtggctcaaAAGACAGTGGATGGAGCTGGGAATATTGCAGCAGCCACTGGTCTGGTGAAAAAGGAAGATTTCCCATCTGAAGTAAAG CCTGAAGAGGTTGGGGAAGAAGCTGTTGAACAAACCATTGGGGAAAGTACAGTGGAACCAGAAGGTGAACCTGAAGCTTATGAAGAGGCTCCACAG